The stretch of DNA TGGAGAAATGACCTTGATAGTTCCACGACTGAAATGCAACTCTAGGTGAAATTCAATATCTTTGAGATATAGTAAAGGGTCCTAAATGCatgatggtatatatatgtcatACTATGGTAGTGATTGTTACTGTGATATCGTCTGCTGTGGTTGTGAgggtgaggtggatgaaggaggaggggcGGGTGACCAGGGATGTTGCCATTTATGGGGTGTTGTGAGGACTCCGCCCTGTACAAAATATCAAACAAGATCAGCTATCGATTCTCGGGAAAATGGAATTGACTCTTCCGTGAACTTGTATGACTGGCGGAAGGGTCGGAATGACAGATATATGTGATATAATAGGATATCCAATGAAGTGgtatggatgtggatgaaaCAACTGATTCCAATCCGTCAAATCCGTTAGCTATCAAATCTTCTACTCACCCTTTCCAAAAGCTTCACAACACTCCTAGTAGGTTCCGCCCCAACACCCAACCAATAATTTATCCTATCCACATTCcacttgatctccttctccttcttgatcaaccctGCATCTTCAACGCCAAAAACATTCGCCTGAGGAGGAACGGCCACTCCCTTTCGTAATCTCGGTATTGGGTCGTATATCCCTAATGTCTCTAGTGGTTTACCTTCTCGAGGTCGTTTGGAGTTGATGGCTACGATGTGGTAGAGGGGGTTCTTTTTATACCCGTGTCGGGCTAGACGGATACGGACTGGCATGGTGGTGAATCTGCGTCGTCTGGAAGGCTAGGTTTAAATGTGCAGTTGGAGTCTGATGTTTCGGATAGGGAAAGGTTGGTCGAGGTCGCAGTCGTAGTACGGCTGAGAACTTGTATTGGATCGTTGAATAGCtgaa from Kwoniella europaea PYCC6329 chromosome 2, complete sequence encodes:
- a CDS encoding ribosomal protein S16, translating into MPVRIRLARHGYKKNPLYHIVAINSKRPREGKPLETLGIYDPIPRLRKGVAVPPQANVFGVEDAGLIKKEKEIKWNVDRINYWLGVGAEPTRSVVKLLERGGVLTTPHKWQHPWSPAPPPSSTSPSQPQQTISQ